A genomic segment from Nicotiana tabacum cultivar K326 chromosome 9, ASM71507v2, whole genome shotgun sequence encodes:
- the LOC107807215 gene encoding diacylglycerol kinase 7: MGSPESTPTDLSTSRNTAATSSARSSVIDSIMGCTGVTIHKEDLRKRITMPEYLRVAMREAIQNKDVDSVKRHFDMTHADGAEIPKPCESPLVVFINAKSGGRHGPELKARLQDLMGEEQVFDLSAVKPHEFVQYGLSCLEKFAALGDTCAKETREKIRVVAAGGDGTVGWVLGCLGELKKQDREPVPPSGIIPLGTGNDLSRSFGWGGSFPFNWKAATKRILDRVANGPICRLDSWNLVISMPAGEALETPYSLKPSECASLDQELEVDGQLPEKSSYYQGVFYNYFSIGMDAQVAYGFHHLRNEKPYLAQGPLSNKLIYSGYSCKQGWFFAPCSSDPGLRGLNNILRLYVKKVNSSKWEQVPIPSSVRSIVTLNLPSYGSGRNPWGNLKPEYLEKRGFVEAHADDGYVEIFGLKHGWHASMVMVELISAKHIAQASAIRFELRGGEWKEAYMQMDGEPWKQPMSKEFSSFIEIKRVPFQSVMIHGE, encoded by the exons ATGGGTTCGCCGGAGTCGACACCAACAGATTTATCAACGAGTCGGAACACGGCGGCGACGTCGTCGGCGAGATCGTCGGTGATAGATTCAATAATGGGATGTACAGGGGTAACGATACATAAGGAGGATTTGAGAAAACGGATTACGATGCCGGAGTATTTAAGGGTAGCGATGAGAGAAGCGATTCAGAACAAGGACGTTGATTCCGTGAAGCGGCATTTTGATATGACTCACGCCGACGGGGCTGAGATTCCGAAGCCGTGTGAATCGCCGTTGGTTGTGTTTATTAATGCTAAAAGTGGTGGGAGACATGGACCGGAGCTTAAAGCTCGGTTGCAGGATCTCATGGGTGAAGAACAG GTTTTTGACCTTTCAGCTGTGAAGCCGCATGAATTCGTTCAATATGGATTGAGTTGCCTGGAGAAGTTTGCTGCTCTTGGTGACACCTGTGCAAAAGAGACTCGTGAAAAGATAAGGGTCGTG GCAGCAGGAGGTGACGGTACTGTTGGGTGGGTACTTGGCTGCCTTGGAGAGCTCAAGAAACAAGATCGGGAGCCAGTTCCACCATCTGGCATAATTCCACTTGGTACAGGAAATGACTTGTCGAGGAGTTTTGGTTGG GGCGGTTCATTTCCTTTTAACTGGAAGGCAGCCACGAAAAGAATTCTTGACAGGGTTGCCAATGGTCCTATCTGCCGTCTAGATAG CTGGAATCTTGTAATATCAATGCCAGCTGGGGAAGCTTTGGAGACACCTTATTCTTTAAAACCTTCGGAGTGTGCATCTCTTGATCAG GAATTGGAAGTTGATGGTCAATTACCAGAGAAGTCGTCCTACTATCAAGGAGTATTTTACAATTACTTTAGCATAG GAATGGATGCGCAAGTTGCCTATGGTTTTCACCATCTACGCAATGAAAAGCCATACCTTGCTCAAGGTCCTCTTTCAAACAAG TTGATTTACTCAGGATATAGTTGCAAGCAAGGCTGGTTCTTTGCACCTTGTAGCAGCGATCCTGGCTTAAG GGGATTAAATAACATTCTGCGGTTATATGTCAAGAAGGTCAATAGCTCAAAGTGGGAGCAAGTCCCTATCCCTTCAAG TGTTCGGTCTATAGTCACTTTGAATCTTCCCAGCTATGGCAGTGGAAGGAATCCATGGGGGAATTTGAAGCCAGAGTATTTGGAGAAG AGGGGTTTTGTTGAAGCCCATGCAGATGATGGATATGTTGAAATATTTGGCCTGAAACATGGGTGGCATGCTTCTATGGTTATGGTTGAACTCATCTCCGCCAAACATATTGCCCAG GCTTCAGCAATTAGGTTTGAATTGAGAGGTGGCGAATGGAAAGAAGCGTATATGCAGATGGATGGTGAACCATGGAAACAACCTATGAGCAAGGAATTTTCATCCTTTATTGAAATCAAAAGAGTACCCTTTCAGTCTGTCATGATCCACGGGGAGTAG